In Podospora pseudocomata strain CBS 415.72m chromosome 4, whole genome shotgun sequence, the genomic stretch GGCTCCACTGTTGACGTCGTGAGCTGGGATAAAGTTCCCAAGTGCATATGGCCCCCTGTTAGTGCATAAAACAGATCAAACGCCGGCCATTGATTGACCTCCGGGTGCAAGGTGGTCCGCTTTTGCTTCACAATTATCGATTCACTGACTATCTACGAGCCTGGGTACCTACTCAAACATGCCCTACATCCTCTTTTCTGGGTATTACCGGCAACAGCAGATAGTTCGCATACTGCTTCGAAATATGGACGTAATTTGTGCCTTGGAAGATATCCGGAGATCTGCCGCTTATTAGCAACCAGCTGTCATCAAGCCCTgcaagaaaacaaaacatccATACCTGTCCACAGCATCATTGTGTAAGAATATCCCAGACCCCTGGGTATCCCCCGACgccacctccaaagccaagcTCTCCCCTTCTTGAAGAACAACGCAAGTCGGCCACATCTCCACGTCAACAGCGTAGACCTCGCCTTGAATCACGGGGAGTACATCCCTGCTGGTGTAATCCCGATGCGGCAGCCACGGCTGATGCTTTGGGTGTTTCTCGTTGACCTTTCTCAGTGATACCCTGAGCCACCCCTTGGTCAAAGGCACAGGATCGCCCGCCGTGCCCGTGTAAAAGATctccttgccatccttgcCAATATGGCGAAGCGTCAGGAACAAGTCGATATCCGACGGCGTTGGTCCGCCCACATCAGGGGAGACAGAAACGTTGAGATGGGCGACAATGTGCCCTGTAATCTCCATCTCTTGCCCTGGACCCATGTCAGAAGGGACAGTCTTGAACGTCAGCCCCTGAGATTCATCAACCGTCCCCAAGGCCCGATATCCCAGCTTTTTTTGCCCCCCTTCGTGAACCCAGTTGTCCATTCTGGCCATGGCCATGTCCCCTGAAAGATAAAACCTCGCATACTCCGTCCTCTCAATCggccactcctcctcctctctcctctcaaaCGTGTCCCTCTCCCGCTGGGCATCATTAACGCCCGCATCCCCTCTCCGTATCACCAAATcaaccctcgccctcctcccatcagtccaaccccctccatcctcccccttgaGAAACGCATCCAAAAAGCTCCTCtgcacctccacctcctcatcataaTAAAACGGCAGGTCATGCCTCCCGGTGATCATCCTCAAAAACTTCTTTTCGCTCCCCGCATGTAGATACCCCTGTATGTTCCCCCTCAAATGCAGCAAAATCCCACCCCAGTTTCCCACGCTCAAAACTGGGACGGTAATATCCCCCATATCGTACTCCTTTTCCCGATAGTACCCCTCATCCCGGTACCTATTCTCTCGGTTATCAACTGTCTgatccctcctctccctctccaactcccccttttccttctccccatTTTCATCCACCgtcttccccccccttctgTTCGCGAGTCCGTACTGGTTACCAACAACCtgcctctcccaccaccacctgacAAACCCATCACTGTATATCCCCCCGTGCCGGCACCGGTCACGGTAGTAATCGCTCATTCCCTCCCACGGGATAATGGCTGCTAGACCTGTCGGTTGGCGGGCAGCTACTCGCCATTGGGAGCCGGCGTAGTAAGACACGCCTAGCAAGCCTACCTTTCCCGTGGACCAGGGCTGGGACGAGGCCCAGGTTATCAGGGTGGCGAAGGCTTCCGAGGTGGAGCGGGACATTGTATCCAGAAAGCCGGGGGATTGCCCTGTTCCGAGCTCGTCCGCGCGGAGGAGGGCGTAGGAGTGGGCGGTCCAGAATGAGGGGTCGGGGGTTTCCTGGGGAAAGGAGGTTTGTGAATCAGGGGCTGGGATCAAGGAAGGGCggcaggggggagggggaatggGAGAAGGCTTACCCAACAAGAGTGAACGGATTTGTGGGCTGGGTTGACTTCGGAGAAGGATTTGGGGTTGAACCTGTAGATAGTACGGGTGGTTGGCCGAGAATCATGCCTGGATGAACTTGGTCATGACCCGGACCGGGTTGTATCCCACCTCTGACGAAGCGAAACAATACCAGGTGGTTTTTTCCCGATAGAGAATCACGATCAATATGACCATCGCTGGTGCGGGGCAACTCACTCGCTATAGGAAATATCCTTCCCGTATGGGCCGTAGGTTACCAATACCGGGACGGGGTTCGTGTCGGAGTCGTGAGGGCGGTAGATGTTGCACCGGATCAGTCCGGGGCCAGTGGCCAGGCCGGACACGGGGACGGATACATTCTTGGAAAGGATGtaggggaaggaggtgcgGTCGTGGGTTGTGACgtcggggagggagctgTAATCGCGGTGTTGGGTGGCCGAAGTGGACTTGGCTTCGGTGCCGGAGTGGTTGTCTGGCTTGGGGGCTGTAAGGGTCATGATGCTCAATACCTGTGTTTATGGTGTTCACAATAGGGAAGCGAGAAGAGCATCCTGGTGGACGTGGAAAAAGGCCACATGCAAGCTTGACGCCGGAATAGCACGTACCTGAGTCGCGAAGCTGCCCGGAGGTCCGTCGTCGCACTACATGTGCATGACCCGTCCTTTGAAACCCCTTTCTGTCGTAGGTTTCACTCAGGTGCATGTGATAGGCGGCTTAGCAACCACACATGTAGAGGTTACAACTCAAAAATGGCCTGTATAAACGCCACCTCGCACCTTGGGTATCAAGCAGACCAACCCTGACCCAGACTTGCGCACTGTCAAGCAACACCAATCTGTGGGACATGTATGCCTGAATTTGAACCGATATTGATTCCAAAATCAAAGTGCTAGCTATGCAAAGCTTTTTCTAAAAACAATCCCAGAAGCGCCGCTAAAATGCATCAAATCTTTGCCCGCCCAAAACGCCACAATGCTTGCCCCCCAAAGTCACATTCCATCATAGTGGTATCAAATGTCCATCACTCATAACTTCGTCATCCACTTCCCATCCCTCAATACCCCTTGTCGTGCCCGCCAACACCATAATCCCTCTCAAGCCCGTGcccttccccctcttgccaccacccatcctGCTCCCACCTAGCATTACTATCCCTCCTCACAAAACCCTTCTCCCTCGACGGTGTAGACGGCACCATCCACCCCTGCCCACTACCACCCCGCCCCTCCCACTGATATGAACTCCCCGGCCggctcatcaccatcgccttcctccttttgATCCTCCACTTCAATCCTCTTACGACAGCCTGCAACAGCACCCCGAGCACGATCAGGGCCTCCAATAACAAAAGAAAGAACCAGATGCCGTTTAGGAGGTGATCCTCATCtccggcgagggcggcgtgGGGATTGAAGCGCTTTTGGAGGGATGCGAGGAGCGTGTGGTAGAGGTCGGTgaaagaggagaggaaggtggtgaggagctgagcgagggggagggtgttggggggtgaGAGGTTGGGCATCGCGTGTCTGCTTTCGTCCTTGCTTTCAGGAAAAAAAACGATGTCTCTAAAAGGATGTTAGAGATTTGTTTGAAAATGGTCAAGTAAAtacagggggaggggggtgagacATACCTGGTTTTTGTCTATATAAAAGAAGTTGGGTTCTCGGGGAATTCCTCTTGTCCTAGCGCTTAGATACCTGAATGTCACCTTTGTTGCGGGGGCATGGTATGGCTGTGGTCTTGAATGATGTATTGTATGCAGCAACAGCGTCCGGGgcggtgtggttggtgtCGTCTTTTGAAAATCCTTTCAACTGCCGTAGATGGGACCAGATGGATACCGTCGTGTGTGTCCTTCTGCCCTTCTCCCGCTCCAAAAGAAAATGTGCAACTGTCCGACCAGCGGGTTCGCGTCTTCTCACATCCAGCCCAAAAGGAAAATGATAATGAGAGAGACAAACCCCTCGTGAAAGTAGCGCTCACGATGGTCAAAAGTGAGGTGACTGGCAAGAAAattggaggggttggccCACCCAGGCCAGCTAATCCTGGACAAGCGCCAGATGCAGTGCTGAAGTGTGGTCTCTGGAGTGGTTCCAGTTGGACCCAGTTGTGGCCTACCAAGTGGGTATGCGGTGAAGCCTGAGTGGGGATTTCTTTTGCGCCTGTCACCGCTTTTTGGCCTGTGATTTGTAAGTTTGTTCTGTTATTATTGTTTTGCTGGAAAATCAAGAGGTGTTGTCCTGACGAGATGGGAGAGATCGTGAAGGGGGAAAAAGACACGTTGAAATATTGGCTTACCCGCCCAGGGTCCTGGTTGATGTGGGATGGCTGCTGtgcgcccacaccaccacacccctaGAAAAAGGAAGGCAAGGTAAGCGGCTCCCGAGGATGGAATAGATGAAATATTCACCACACCCCCGCACTGGGATTTGTTTGGCAGCTGAGTTGAGGAGTTCAAGCCCAggtgggatggtgggcagGACTGGCTCCCCGTCGGAGTGTGGCTGCTCACCTTGGCCCCCCACTGCCTGCCCCCAGTATGTCTGCATTCTGCATCATGGCGCAAGAGAACCTGCAGGAACTTCTCCTGCAAGATGGATGATTTTGAGATGCGCGTGAGCAGCTTTCAATATCGGGATTGAAGGTGAATGAGAATGCATTTCTTGGGTGACGAAATCCATTCCCGGCCCCCTCTTCGCTTGTAGATCTTGGCATTGGCGGGCTGCCCCGGTGGATCACAGGTAGCATGCGGTTATTTTTGTGTAAAATAACCGGCATCCACCATGTTCTGATGGAGCCGGGGTTGGATCACTTCTGGGTTCAATGTCAACGTCTGGTCTCCGGTCCCGTCAGTGTTCAGAGGCTCCGGTCTTTGTTTACTTTCGGCCGGCTGGTTCCCCGGCCGATTCAGGGCAAACGCCGAGCTGTCCGTCGCCGGGAACTCTGACTTCAGGGGTAAGGGGTACGCAGTGGTTCCTTTATCAACTTTTCCTTTCAAAGC encodes the following:
- a CDS encoding hypothetical protein (COG:S; EggNog:ENOG503NYIS) encodes the protein MTLTAPKPDNHSGTEAKSTSATQHRDYSSLPDVTTHDRTSFPYILSKNVSVPVSGLATGPGLIRCNIYRPHDSDTNPVPVLVTYGPYGKDISYSEFNPKSFSEVNPAHKSVHSCWETPDPSFWTAHSYALLRADELGTGQSPGFLDTMSRSTSEAFATLITWASSQPWSTGKVGLLGVSYYAGSQWRVAARQPTGLAAIIPWEGMSDYYRDRCRHGGIYSDGFVRWWWERQVVGNQYGLANRRGGKTVDENGEKEKGELERERRDQTVDNRENRYRDEGYYREKEYDMGDITVPVLSVGNWGGILLHLRGNIQGYLHAGSEKKFLRMITGRHDLPFYYDEEVEVQRSFLDAFLKGEDGGGWTDGRRARVDLVIRRGDAGVNDAQRERDTFERREEEEWPIERTEYARFYLSGDMAMARMDNWVHEGGQKKLGYRALGTVDESQGLTFKTVPSDMGPGQEMEITGHIVAHLNVSVSPDVGGPTPSDIDLFLTLRHIGKDGKEIFYTGTAGDPVPLTKGWLRVSLRKVNEKHPKHQPWLPHRDYTSRDVLPVIQGEVYAVDVEMWPTCVVLQEGESLALEVASGDTQGSGIFLHNDAVDRSPDIFQGTNYVHISKQYANYLLLPVIPRKEDVGHV